The genomic stretch GGTATTAGCTGTAGGAGGAGTAATAGGTTGCTGCTATTTGGTGTTATATGCTTTCTGTTTCTTAGTTATTATATAAATATTATACAACTAAACTAGTAGAGTCTTGCCGAGAGAGGTAAGGCTCTTTTATTGTAACCTGAAGATGGGCAAACAATATACAATATTTCTTAGGTTTGTCAGATTACTTTTTACGGTGCCATGTTTCTCTATATTCTAGAACATTAATTCCTATTATTGAGAGTTAATAAGCTTCTATTTAAAGTTACCATTTATATTGAAAACAGAAGTTTATTGATAAAAAATATGTTTTTACTAGATACATATTAAAAAGACAAGCATAAATTATATTAGATTTTAGCAAAATTTTTTTGCATTGGAAAAGGATTTAAATCTTACTTATAAATTTGATTCCTTTTTACATAACATAATCCTTATATTACTACGTAAATATAATACAGTAATAATGATTTAAAAGCAAGAATTTTAGTAGCGGTACGTTCACACATCCATTAACTTAAGAGATTTCTTCAGGTAAGATAATAAGTAATCTATCAAAAGCGCCTTTAAACAATTTATTTATAAGATCATGTAAATTGAAATCAATGTAAAAATTATGCATTTTTGTAAAAGACATTCATTGACACTTGTGTATATAAGTAACTATACTCGTTACATCAAATTGAATGCGTGTTAATACGATTTCATTATTATTACAAACATGTAAATATAAAAATAGAAAATCTCAATTTGATAAATACAATGGTAGAGGTGTTTATTTTAATGAAGCACAAATTAATTGCAACAGGTATCCTTGCAGGAGCTATACTATCTTATTCTTCTAATATTTTAGCAGATACTCATAAATTCCCTGATGTTCCTACATGGGCGGACAAATCGGTTAATTATTTAGTGGATAAACAGGTATTGAATGGTTATCCAGATGGGACTTTTGGTTCAAATGACTCATTAGACAGAGCTTCGGCTACAAAAATTATGACAAAAGTTTTAGGTATACAAATTGATCCTAATGCAAAACCATCTTTTACAGATTCACAAAATCACTGGGCTACTCCTTATATTGCTGCTGCTGAAAAATCCGGTATTGTTAAAGGGGAAGGTAATGGAATCTTCAATCCATCCGGAAAAGTAACTCGCGCTGCTATGGCTACAATGCTAGTAAATGCATATAAACTACAAAGCACAGCGAATCATAATGAGCAGGTTAGATTTGAAGATTTAAAAGGGCATTGGGGAGAAAAATATGCCAATATTTTAATAGATTTAAAAGTTTCTAATGGTACTGAGAACGGTTGGCAACCAAATAGATTTATAACACGTGCTGAAGCTGCTCAACTTACTGCAAAAACAGATATGTTACAACAAAATTTAAACGATGAAAAAGAGGTTATTACTGCTACCTCATATGAAGATTTAAATTTAACATTGGCTTCGAAAATTACAGCTCAAGAGATTGATAGTTTTATTGCGAAATATCATTCGGATAGTCCTTTAGTTGGACATGGGCAAGATTTTATTAGTGCGCAAAATCAATATGGCGTGAGTGCTCATTATTTAGCAGCGCATGCGATTTTAGAATCTGGGTACGGAAAATCAGAAATTGCATATCAAAAACATAATCTATTCGGTCTACGTGCATATGATGGAGATCCGTTTAAATATGCGAAATATTTACCAAGCTACGGCGATAGCATTGCTTATAACGCTAATTATGTACGAGAAAGATATTTAGAAGAAAGTGGTATGTATTATAACGGCCCAACATTAACTGGCATGAATGTGAAATATGCATCAGATAAAGGCTGGACTAAGAAAATTGCGGGTATTATGGAACGTATTAAACCGTTTCATGTAGAAGATTATACATATGCAAAAAAATTACCAAAGAATCCTGAAACATTAGATGTCGACGCGTTATCTAATGAAATTCCATATAAAATGTATGCAGACGGTTCAAGCTCAAATGTTGTATCATCAGCTACTTACTATCAGGTACCTTATCCATTTAATTTAAAAATTAAAAGTAGACCAGATGTAGCTGTCGAGGAGAATGAAGTTGGTACAGTAACTCCTGGAACAACCATCTTTATTTATCGTGAAGATCCGAATGGATGGGTAGAATTCTCTTTTGAAGCTAATGGAGAAAAATATTGGACATTAAAAAATAAATTAAGTATGTAATTAAAAAGATCTATTTCACTAGTTTTAATCTCATATAATTGAGAGACAAGTTTTTTACTTTCTTAAAATAAAGTTATGTATACAATAAAAGTTAGAGAATTATTTTCTCTAACTTTTAT from Bacillus thuringiensis encodes the following:
- a CDS encoding S-layer homology domain-containing protein, with product MKHKLIATGILAGAILSYSSNILADTHKFPDVPTWADKSVNYLVDKQVLNGYPDGTFGSNDSLDRASATKIMTKVLGIQIDPNAKPSFTDSQNHWATPYIAAAEKSGIVKGEGNGIFNPSGKVTRAAMATMLVNAYKLQSTANHNEQVRFEDLKGHWGEKYANILIDLKVSNGTENGWQPNRFITRAEAAQLTAKTDMLQQNLNDEKEVITATSYEDLNLTLASKITAQEIDSFIAKYHSDSPLVGHGQDFISAQNQYGVSAHYLAAHAILESGYGKSEIAYQKHNLFGLRAYDGDPFKYAKYLPSYGDSIAYNANYVRERYLEESGMYYNGPTLTGMNVKYASDKGWTKKIAGIMERIKPFHVEDYTYAKKLPKNPETLDVDALSNEIPYKMYADGSSSNVVSSATYYQVPYPFNLKIKSRPDVAVEENEVGTVTPGTTIFIYREDPNGWVEFSFEANGEKYWTLKNKLSM